One region of Triticum aestivum cultivar Chinese Spring chromosome 6B, IWGSC CS RefSeq v2.1, whole genome shotgun sequence genomic DNA includes:
- the LOC123137539 gene encoding uncharacterized protein isoform X2 — protein sequence MGSWEAREQSAHLLATVMDTAVALPIALAATTDDLSPMPPSSISLVVSPAPATNTGRCPFCHNGSSTNISVVVLNQSLTRPPRKPCSCMLTPKFNRGVGFSSTVTTQAAGLRITKWCSLILCELEIP from the exons AT GGGATCTTGGGAAGCACGTGAACAATCGGCTCATTTGCTTGCCACCGTCATGGACACCGCCGTGGCGCTGCCCATTGCTCTCG CAGCGACGACGGATGATCTATCTCCCATGCCTCCGTCCTCAATCTCGCTG GTGGTCAGCCCAGCTCCTGCAACCAACACAGGTCGTTGCCCCTTTTGCCACAACGGCAGCAGCACAAACATTAGTGTGGTCGTCCTCAACCAGTCCCTCACGCGGCCTCCGCGCAAGCCCTGCTCATGTATGCTTACACCAAAA TTCAACAGGGGTGTGGGGTTCAGTTCGACGGTGACGACCCAGGCAGCTGGCCTTCGCATAACGAAGTGGTGCAGTTTGATCTTGTGTGAGTTGGAAATCCCCTGA
- the LOC123137539 gene encoding uncharacterized protein isoform X1, with protein sequence MGSWEAREQSAHLLATVMDTAVALPIALAATTDDLSPMPPSSISLVVSPAPATNTGRCPFCHNGSSTNISVVVLNQSLTRPPRKPCSCMLTPKQFNRGVGFSSTVTTQAAGLRITKWCSLILCELEIP encoded by the exons AT GGGATCTTGGGAAGCACGTGAACAATCGGCTCATTTGCTTGCCACCGTCATGGACACCGCCGTGGCGCTGCCCATTGCTCTCG CAGCGACGACGGATGATCTATCTCCCATGCCTCCGTCCTCAATCTCGCTG GTGGTCAGCCCAGCTCCTGCAACCAACACAGGTCGTTGCCCCTTTTGCCACAACGGCAGCAGCACAAACATTAGTGTGGTCGTCCTCAACCAGTCCCTCACGCGGCCTCCGCGCAAGCCCTGCTCATGTATGCTTACACCAAAA CAGTTCAACAGGGGTGTGGGGTTCAGTTCGACGGTGACGACCCAGGCAGCTGGCCTTCGCATAACGAAGTGGTGCAGTTTGATCTTGTGTGAGTTGGAAATCCCCTGA
- the LOC123137539 gene encoding uncharacterized protein isoform X3, protein MGSWEAREQSAHLLATVMDTAVALPIALAATTDDLSPMPPSSISLVVSPAPATNTGRCPFCHNGSSTNISVVVLNQSLTRPPRKPCSSVQQGCGVQFDGDDPGSWPSHNEVVQFDLV, encoded by the exons AT GGGATCTTGGGAAGCACGTGAACAATCGGCTCATTTGCTTGCCACCGTCATGGACACCGCCGTGGCGCTGCCCATTGCTCTCG CAGCGACGACGGATGATCTATCTCCCATGCCTCCGTCCTCAATCTCGCTG GTGGTCAGCCCAGCTCCTGCAACCAACACAGGTCGTTGCCCCTTTTGCCACAACGGCAGCAGCACAAACATTAGTGTGGTCGTCCTCAACCAGTCCCTCACGCGGCCTCCGCGCAAGCCCTGCTCAT CAGTTCAACAGGGGTGTGGGGTTCAGTTCGACGGTGACGACCCAGGCAGCTGGCCTTCGCATAACGAAGTGGTGCAGTTTGATCTTGTGTGA
- the LOC123137539 gene encoding uncharacterized protein isoform X4, with amino-acid sequence MGSWEAREQSAHLLATVMDTAVALPIALAATTDDLSPMPPSSISLVVSPAPATNTGRCPFCHNGSSTNISVVVLNQSLTRPPRKPCSFQQGCGVQFDGDDPGSWPSHNEVVQFDLV; translated from the exons AT GGGATCTTGGGAAGCACGTGAACAATCGGCTCATTTGCTTGCCACCGTCATGGACACCGCCGTGGCGCTGCCCATTGCTCTCG CAGCGACGACGGATGATCTATCTCCCATGCCTCCGTCCTCAATCTCGCTG GTGGTCAGCCCAGCTCCTGCAACCAACACAGGTCGTTGCCCCTTTTGCCACAACGGCAGCAGCACAAACATTAGTGTGGTCGTCCTCAACCAGTCCCTCACGCGGCCTCCGCGCAAGCCCTGCTCAT TTCAACAGGGGTGTGGGGTTCAGTTCGACGGTGACGACCCAGGCAGCTGGCCTTCGCATAACGAAGTGGTGCAGTTTGATCTTGTGTGA